The genomic segment AATAGGTGCCTGATAGGATCCGTATTCGGGCATATCAATGGTTCCATAAACAAGAAGCGCCCCAGTTGCAAGAACGATTATCAGGGGCAGAACCTTCTCAAACCTTATGCTCATGCCGGGTATCCTGTTTGAGACATCCTCCTTGCGCTTAGTTCTGCTCAGGGCGGCTATCATGAGAACGGTGGTAATGCCGGCACCCACGGAGGCCTCTGTGAAGGCTACATCCACGGCGTTAAGGTTTGTCCAGACAAGGGCCATAAAAAGGCTGTATGCGCCGAGAAGGATAATTGCATCGAGTATATCCGTGGTGCGGACCACTGCTATGGCAATAGCTATAAGGAAGAGAAGCAGGAGCATATCGATTATCATTTTTTCTTCCTCCATGGCTTAAGGCCGGAAAGGTGGGCAGCCTTTGCCGCCGCATGGGTTGCTGTGGGGTTTGCTATGAAGATAAAGACCACTATCAGAAGCATCTTAAGACTGATTATGCTGAAACCCTCATAAACCATGAGCCCGAGGAAAACCAAACCCTGCCCGAGGGTGTCCGCCTTTCCACCGGCGTGAAGCCTTGTATAGAAATCGGGAAGCCTGAGGACTCCTATGGAGGCAACCACCATAAAGAAGCATCCTGCGGCAACGAGAACACCGCTAATAACTGTTATAACATCCACAGCATCCCTCCGTAGTCAGCAAGGTTTATCATCTAATCAAGCCTCCCCTTCTCGGTGTACTTAAGCAGTGCTATGGTACCGATGAAGTTGATAAGCGCATAAACAAGGGCAAGATCCATGAAATGGGGGCGTCCGAAGACAAAACCTATGAGTGCGAGTATTACTATTGTTTTTGTACCCAATAGGTTAACAGCCAGAATCCTGTCGAATACTGTCGGTCCCTTAACCGCCCTGAACAGAACCAGAGCAGCGGATACGATTACGATCACAGTGAATATATCAAACATTATCCTGCCCTCTCTATTTCTAAGACCTTTTTCTCGATAACCCTGTCCGTAATGCCTTT from the Limisalsivibrio acetivorans genome contains:
- the mnhG gene encoding monovalent cation/H(+) antiporter subunit G — encoded protein: MDVITVISGVLVAAGCFFMVVASIGVLRLPDFYTRLHAGGKADTLGQGLVFLGLMVYEGFSIISLKMLLIVVFIFIANPTATHAAAKAAHLSGLKPWRKKK
- a CDS encoding DUF4040 domain-containing protein, coding for MIIDMLLLLFLIAIAIAVVRTTDILDAIILLGAYSLFMALVWTNLNAVDVAFTEASVGAGITTVLMIAALSRTKRKEDVSNRIPGMSIRFEKVLPLIIVLATGALLVYGTIDMPEYGSYQAPIHQHVAPEYIHEAKHETGSYNIVTSILASYRGYDTLGETTVVFTAGIILILLLRGRGRSENE
- a CDS encoding monovalent cation/H+ antiporter complex subunit F, whose protein sequence is MFDIFTVIVIVSAALVLFRAVKGPTVFDRILAVNLLGTKTIVILALIGFVFGRPHFMDLALVYALINFIGTIALLKYTEKGRLD